GCAGGGCCACCAGGCCGGTCGCGGTCGGCCGGATCGCGTAGGCGTCGCCGCAGGCGACCTCGCCGGTCATCGGACGGGTGAGCCCGGCACCGACGTGCCCGGCCGGCGGGGCGGGCCGGCCGATCCGGTCGAACCGTCGCCGCTCGATCCCGAACCGGGCCGCGACGATCGTGCCGCGGCCGGGCACCGAGTACCCGTCGAACGTGGTGGCCAGGCGGACGACCGCGCCGAGCCCGACGCCCAGCGTGCCGGCCGACGACCGGCCGTCGCGAAGGTGCGCGTCCAGGTCCTCCAGGCCCGGGCCGGCATCCATCGCGACGACGTCGATCGCCGGTTCCTCCGAAGAACCCAGGTACTGACGGGCGACCCGCAAGGCCACCGCGCCGTCGCGCGCGTGCCGGTGGAGGTTCGTGGCCAGCTCGGTGACCGCGATCGCCACCTCGCCGGTGCGCGCCTCGTCGAAGCCGAGCTTCGTGGCCAGCACGGTCGCGTAGCGCCGGGCCGCGCCGGCCGCGCTGATGTCGTCGATCGGGACCCAGTGGGTCTCCGGGTCCCCGGCCGCCGGGACCTCGCTCAGCGGCTCCACTTCGCCACCGTGATCCGGGTTCCCCGGCCGACCTCGGTGTCCAGGTCGAACTCGTCGACGAGCCGGCGCGACCCGGAGAGACCCAGGCCGAGGCCACCACCCGAGGTCCACCCGTCGGTCATCGCGAGATCGATGTCGGCGATGCCCGGTCCCTCGTCCGCGAAGACGATCCGGACGCCCCGCTTGGCACCGGACGTCACGATCTGGACCTCGGCGGTGCCGCCACCGCCGTAGAGAAACGTGTTCCGGGCCAGTTCGCTGGCCGCGGTGACGAGCTTGGTCTGATCGATCAGCGAGAGCTTGGCCGCCACCGCCACCGATCGGACGAGCTGCCGCACCCGGACGACGTCCTCGTCCGAGGCGATCGGCAGGGTCTGAGAAGTCACTGTTCGTCGGCCGCGATGGCCTTCGCCTGGCGTAAGAGCGCCAGGCCCTTCTCCAGGTTCAGGGCCGTGCGCACTTCGCCCAGCGACAGACCCAGCTCGACCAGCGTGATCGCCACCGCCGGGCGCATTCCGACGACGACCGTGTCCGCGTCGAGCATCCGGGACACCGACGCGGTGGTGGCCAGGATCCGCCCGATGAACGAGTCGACGATCTCGAGCGCCGAGATGTCGATGACGACGCCCCGGGCGCCGGTCGTCGTGATCCGGTCGGCCAGCGCGTCCTGCATCGCCATGGCGGTCTGGTCGGACAGGTCGACCTGGATCGACACCAGCAGGACGTCGTCCAGCTTCAGGATCGGGATGGCGTCCATCTCAGCTCCGGCCCTGACGCCGGTGCAGCGCCAGCGCGAGCGCGTCGGCGAGCGTCGCCTTCGTGGCGATGTCCCCGAACTCGATACCGAGCGCGACGATGGTCTGGGCGATCTGCGGGCGGATGCCGGAGATGATCGACTCGGCACCCATCAGCCGCGCGGCCATCACCGTCTTCAGCAGGTGCTGGGCGACCTGGGTGTCGACCGCGGGCACGCCGGTGATGTCGATGATCGCGGTGTCGGCGTCGGTGCTGGTCAGGGCCTCGAGTAACTGCTCCATGACGGCCTGCGCCCGAGCCGAGTCCAAAGTGCCGACCAGCGGCACCGCGATGATCCCGTCCCAGAGCTTGACGACCGGCGTCGACAGCTCGAGCAGCTGCTCGGCCTGCTCGGCGATCACCTGCTCGCGGGCCTGCGAGTAGGCCTCGAACGTGAGCAGCCCGAGGTCGTCGACCAGCGCGGAGAACTGCAGGAACTCGCCGAGCGGCAGGTCGTCGCCGATCCGGCGGCTGACGACCTGCTTGAGCGCGAACACGCTGACCGCGGTCTCCCGCGGGGAGAAGCCCTGCACCGCGCGGGCCCGGGACAGCTCGGCCAGCAGCCCGTGCAACTCGGTGAAGTCGGAGCTTTCCAGTCCGGCGCGCAGCGTCCGGTAGAGCTCGGCCAGCTCGGTGCGTACCTCCGGCTTGCTGACCCGCCCGCGCAGGCTCTGGGTGACGATCTCGGACCACTCGTCGACGATGCCCTCGGGGTCTCCGGCGAGAACGGGCAACAGGCCCTCCAGCGAGTGGGTCTGGGACATTCATCGGCTCCGTTCTGCTGCGATGTTGGCGGCCTTCGCAACTATGACAGCAGCTCAGCCGGGCAGACCGATCAGGCTACCGTCAGCTCGAACCAGACCGTCTTTCCGTCCGGACGAACCCGGACGCCCCACTCGTCGGCCAGCATCTCGACCAGCTGGAGCCCGCGTCCGCGATGGGCCTTCCCGTCCCGGTTCTGGAGTTCGGGCAGTTGCACGGAATCGTCACTCACCGCAACGTGCAGGACGGCGCCGTCGAGCCGGAGGTCGAGCTGGACGGCGCCGGCGCCGTCGGTGTGCTCGATCGCGTTGGAGACGACCTCGCTGACGAGCAGCACGACGTCCTCGACGACCATCCCCGCGGCGCCGGAGGACGCGAGGAAGTCGGCGGCGAAGCGTCGGGCGGTGTTCGCGGAGCCGGGGATCCGAGGTAACCGCGCGGTGGCTGTCGGAATGGTGTGCCTCCGCGGTTGTCGGTTCGACGCTCCTTGAGTGTCCACCGCGGGGGCGTTTGAAGCGGTGTCGGGGGCCTTCTCATTTTTTGGGATGAGTTTCCCGTTCAGTGGGATCGAGGTCTACGGTGGAGACATGTACACGCACGGGCATGCGGAGAGCGTGCTGCGGTCCCACCGGACCCGCACCATGGAGAACTCGGCCGGCTACCTGCTCCCTCACCTGCGGGGCGGCCTCGACCTGCTCGACATCGGCAGCGGCCCCGGCACCATCACCGTCGACCTGGCCGAACGGGTCGCTCCGGGCCGGGTCACCGCGGTCGAGGTGACCGAGAATGCGCTCGCGCTCACCCGGGCCGAGGCCGCGCGCCGGGGCGCCGACTCGATCGACTTCCTCGTCGCCGACGTCCACGCGCTCGACCTGCCGTCGGATTCGTTCGACGTCGTGCACGCGCACCAGGTGCTACAGCACGTGGCCGATCCGGTGGCGGCGCTGCGCGAGATGATCCGGGTCTGCCGTCCGGGTGGCGTCGTCGCGGTGCGCGACGGCGACTACCGCGGCTTCACCTGGTACCCGGAGCTCCCCGGGCTGGACCGGTGGCTCGCGCTCTACCAGGCCGCGGCCCGGGCCAACGGCGGCGAGCCGAACGCCGGCCGTCGCCTCCTGGCCTGGGCCCACGCGGCCGGCGCGACCGATGTGACGGCCACGTCGTCGACCTGGTGTTACGCCGAGCCGGCGGCGCGCGAGGCGTGGGGTGGGATGTGGGCCGACCGGATCACCGGCTCGGCCATCGCCGGGCAACTCGTCGACTCAGGCCTCGCCACTGTCGACGATCTGGAGGCCGTGGCCGCAGCCTGGCGCGAGTGGGCCGCCCATCCCGACGGCTGGATCAGCATCCCGCACGGCGAGCTCCTGATCCGACCAAAGTAGAAGTGGGGCGAGCCACCGGCCGGAAGCGGGACCCCGACGGCCGGAGCCACGCTCAGGCCATGCCTTTCGGATACCTCATCTCGGTCGGGATCCTGGCCTTCGCCACCGGCACCGCCGTCGTCGGTCCCCGCCCCGCGCACACGACGCCGAGCCACTGGGCGTTCTGGGCCACGTTCATGATCAACGAGCTGCCGTTCCTCGCCCTCTACCTGTTGATCGCCGAGTCGCTCCTCGCCGCCGCCCAGGGAGACCTCTTCACCCCGGGCGGTCTGGTAGGGCTCGCCGTCGCCGTGCTGACCGCCGCCGGGCTGGTCGTCCTGATCCGGCGCGCGCTGGCCACTGGGGCGGCCCTGCAGGTGACGACGCCGATTCCCTGGGCCCACGTCCTGCTCGCCCCGTTCGCCGTCCGTCGCCGGGGCGTCCGCCGGATCGGCGACCTCGCCTACGGCGACGCCGGCCGGCGCAACCGGCTCGACGTCTACTGCGGACCCACCCCCGGACCCGTCTTCGTCTACTTCCACGGCGGCGGCTTCCGGATCGGTCACAAACGCAAGGAGGGCCGGGCCCTCCTCTACGCGCTCGCCGCGCGGGGCTGGGTCTGCGTCAGCGCCAACTACCGCTTCACCGGCTATCCCGACGCCCATGTGGACGCCAAGCGAGTGATCGCCTGGGTCCGGGAGCACATCGCGGAGTACGGCGGTGACGCGGGCACGATCGTCGTCTCCGGCAGCTCGGCCGGCGGGCATCTGGCCAGCATGCTCGCGCTCACCCCGAACGACCCGACCTTCCAGCCCGGCTTCGAGGACGCCGACACGTCGGTCTCGGCCGTCGTCGGCTTCTACGGCTACTACGGACGGGTCGCCGGGCCCGGCTCCTCGCCGCTGGACCACCTGACCGAGGCCCCGCCGTTCCTGTTCCTGCACGGCGACCTGGACGCCTCGACGCTGATCGAGGACACCCGGGAGTTCGCCGCGAAGCTCCGGGCGGTCAGCTCCCAGCCGGTGATCCTGGCCGAGCTGCCCGGCGCCCAACACACGTTCGACCTGTTCTTCTCGGCGCGCTACGTCCGGATCATCGAGGCCGTCGCCGCATTCGCGCGGCTGCCCTACGATCGGGCCCGCTGACTGACCGAAGCTGGACAAACGCGCACAGAGGGATCCGATGAACAAAACGACCCTGGCCACGCTCGTCGTGCTGTGCGCTGCCGTCCTCACCGCCTGCTCGAAGGACGACGCGCCGGAGCCCACCATCGACGCGTTCCTCGACGGCTGGCAGCACGGGAAGTTCGCCAAGGTCAGCGTCGTCGATCCGAACGGCAAGGCCGTTCCGGACCTGAAGCAGGAGATCGCGAAGGTCGCCGGCGACCTCCCGGCCGCGCCGTCGAAGCTCGCCCGCTCCGGGAAGGCGACGGTGAAGGACGACGACGCGACGAGCACGGTGAAGGTGACCTGGACCCTGCCCGGCGGTGTCGTCTGGGCCTACGACACGTCGGTGCGGCTGCGGAAGAACGACGACAAGTGGCAGGTGGTCTGGGAGCCCGCGCTGGTGCACAAGAGCCTGAAGACCGGGGACGTGCTGGTGGCCCAGCGGAAGGAGGCGCCCAGGGCGAGCGTCCTCGACACGACCGGGAGCCCGATCGTCAAGGCCCGGCCGGTCGTCACCGTCCTGCTCGACCCGGCCAAGGTCACCGACGCCGCCGCCACCGCGAAGCAGTTGACGGCCGCGTTCGAACAGATCGACACCGACGTCGACCTGTCCGATCTGCCGGCCCAGCTCGCGAAGGCCAAGCCGGGCATCGCGGTCGAGGTCGTGACCCTGCGCCAGGAGGCCTACGACCAGATCGAGTCGCGGATCAGCGCGATCGCCGGCACCACGACGACGAAGTCCACGCTCGACCTCGCGCCGACCCGCCAGTTCGCCCGCGCGCTGCTCGGCTCGGTCTCCGACGTCACCAAAGAGGACCTGACCAAGAACCCGGGGAAGTACGACCTCGGCGACCACGTCGGCCACGGCGGACTGCAGGCCGCGTTCGACGCCCGGCTCCGCGGCACGCCGGGGGAGACCATCCTCGTCCGCCACCCGGACAAGACCGAGGCCGACCTCTTCTCCACCGTGCCGAAGCCCGGCCAGGACGTCCGCACCACGCTCGACCAGCGCGTCCAGACCGCCGCGGAGACCGCGCTGAAGGACGTGACCCAGCGCAGCGCGGTGGTGGCGATCCGGATCAAGGACGGCGCGGTGCTCGCGGCCGCGAACGGCCCCGACGGTGGGACGTTCAACGCCGCGTTCGAGGCCCGGGTCCCGCCCGGCTCGACGTTCAAGATGGTCTCGGCGCTGGGTCTGCTCGACAGCGGCAAGGTCACCGCCGAGGAGACCGTCGCGTGCCCGAGCCACCTGGCCGCCGGTGGCCGCGACTTCAAGAATTTCGACGACTTCGAGCTGGGCAACGTGCCGTTCCGGACCGACTTCGCCCAGTCGTGCAACACGGCGTTCGTCGCGCTGGCTCCGCGACTCGGGCCGGACGGGCTGGCCGACGCCGGTCGCACGCTGGGCCTGGAGTCGGACTACAAGCTCCCGGTGCCCGCGTTCTCCGGCAAGGTCTCGACCGGCGGTGACGCGGCCGAGCGGGCCGCGGCCGCGTTCGGTCAGGGCACGACCGTGGTGAGCCCGCTGTCGATGGCCGCGGCGACCGCGGCGGTGGCGTCCGGGCAGTTCAAGGCGCCGACGTTGGTGGCCGGGCAGCCGGTCGTGCCGGCCGGGCCGCAGCTCGAGGTGGCCGCGCTGCAGCCGTTGCGGGCGATGATGCGTGAGGTCGTGACCGATGGCACGGCTACGGCTCTGCGGGATGCTCCGGGTGGGCCGGTGTACGGGAAGACGGGGACGGCCGAGTACGACAACAATCCTGATCATGCGCACGCGTGGTTCGTCGGGTACCAGGGCGAGATCGCGTTCGCGGTCTTCGTCGAGGGCGGGGGCCACAGCACGTCGGTTTCGGTTCCGGTAGCCAAGAATTTCCTCCGAGCCCTCAATTAGCCGCTCCGCGCGCGGATTGACGGTTGTCGGGGTTGTCAGCGCGTTGGATTCAGAGCCTGGTTGCCACACTGGGGTGTTGGCCGCATGGCGTGCCGGGCTGGCGGGGTGATCGTGACGTGACGTGACGTGACGTGGCGGGTCCGGTCGGGTCTTGTCGCTGGCGGAGCGGGTGGAGATCGCGGTGTTGTGGGCGGCTGGGCAGTCTGCAGCGCAGATCGGTCGGGTGCGGGGTCGTGATTGGTCGGCGATCGGGCGGGAGCTGACGCGTGATCAGTCCGGTCGGCGGCCGGACCGGCGGGTCTGGCGGTATCGGGGTTGTCTGCCCGACCGCAGACCGCAGACCGCGGGCCGCAGACGCGACGCTGGCCGCGTCGGACGAGTTGGCCGCGTTC
This genomic interval from Cryptosporangium phraense contains the following:
- a CDS encoding STAS domain-containing protein → MDAIPILKLDDVLLVSIQVDLSDQTAMAMQDALADRITTTGARGVVIDISALEIVDSFIGRILATTASVSRMLDADTVVVGMRPAVAITLVELGLSLGEVRTALNLEKGLALLRQAKAIAADEQ
- a CDS encoding class I SAM-dependent methyltransferase, whose amino-acid sequence is MYTHGHAESVLRSHRTRTMENSAGYLLPHLRGGLDLLDIGSGPGTITVDLAERVAPGRVTAVEVTENALALTRAEAARRGADSIDFLVADVHALDLPSDSFDVVHAHQVLQHVADPVAALREMIRVCRPGGVVAVRDGDYRGFTWYPELPGLDRWLALYQAAARANGGEPNAGRRLLAWAHAAGATDVTATSSTWCYAEPAAREAWGGMWADRITGSAIAGQLVDSGLATVDDLEAVAAAWREWAAHPDGWISIPHGELLIRPK
- a CDS encoding penicillin-binding transpeptidase domain-containing protein, with protein sequence MNKTTLATLVVLCAAVLTACSKDDAPEPTIDAFLDGWQHGKFAKVSVVDPNGKAVPDLKQEIAKVAGDLPAAPSKLARSGKATVKDDDATSTVKVTWTLPGGVVWAYDTSVRLRKNDDKWQVVWEPALVHKSLKTGDVLVAQRKEAPRASVLDTTGSPIVKARPVVTVLLDPAKVTDAAATAKQLTAAFEQIDTDVDLSDLPAQLAKAKPGIAVEVVTLRQEAYDQIESRISAIAGTTTTKSTLDLAPTRQFARALLGSVSDVTKEDLTKNPGKYDLGDHVGHGGLQAAFDARLRGTPGETILVRHPDKTEADLFSTVPKPGQDVRTTLDQRVQTAAETALKDVTQRSAVVAIRIKDGAVLAAANGPDGGTFNAAFEARVPPGSTFKMVSALGLLDSGKVTAEETVACPSHLAAGGRDFKNFDDFELGNVPFRTDFAQSCNTAFVALAPRLGPDGLADAGRTLGLESDYKLPVPAFSGKVSTGGDAAERAAAAFGQGTTVVSPLSMAAATAAVASGQFKAPTLVAGQPVVPAGPQLEVAALQPLRAMMREVVTDGTATALRDAPGGPVYGKTGTAEYDNNPDHAHAWFVGYQGEIAFAVFVEGGGHSTSVSVPVAKNFLRALN
- a CDS encoding STAS domain-containing protein; the protein is MSQTHSLEGLLPVLAGDPEGIVDEWSEIVTQSLRGRVSKPEVRTELAELYRTLRAGLESSDFTELHGLLAELSRARAVQGFSPRETAVSVFALKQVVSRRIGDDLPLGEFLQFSALVDDLGLLTFEAYSQAREQVIAEQAEQLLELSTPVVKLWDGIIAVPLVGTLDSARAQAVMEQLLEALTSTDADTAIIDITGVPAVDTQVAQHLLKTVMAARLMGAESIISGIRPQIAQTIVALGIEFGDIATKATLADALALALHRRQGRS
- a CDS encoding ATP-binding protein → MDTQGASNRQPRRHTIPTATARLPRIPGSANTARRFAADFLASSGAAGMVVEDVVLLVSEVVSNAIEHTDGAGAVQLDLRLDGAVLHVAVSDDSVQLPELQNRDGKAHRGRGLQLVEMLADEWGVRVRPDGKTVWFELTVA
- a CDS encoding alpha/beta hydrolase, whose amino-acid sequence is MPFGYLISVGILAFATGTAVVGPRPAHTTPSHWAFWATFMINELPFLALYLLIAESLLAAAQGDLFTPGGLVGLAVAVLTAAGLVVLIRRALATGAALQVTTPIPWAHVLLAPFAVRRRGVRRIGDLAYGDAGRRNRLDVYCGPTPGPVFVYFHGGGFRIGHKRKEGRALLYALAARGWVCVSANYRFTGYPDAHVDAKRVIAWVREHIAEYGGDAGTIVVSGSSAGGHLASMLALTPNDPTFQPGFEDADTSVSAVVGFYGYYGRVAGPGSSPLDHLTEAPPFLFLHGDLDASTLIEDTREFAAKLRAVSSQPVILAELPGAQHTFDLFFSARYVRIIEAVAAFARLPYDRAR
- a CDS encoding anti-sigma regulatory factor — protein: MTSQTLPIASDEDVVRVRQLVRSVAVAAKLSLIDQTKLVTAASELARNTFLYGGGGTAEVQIVTSGAKRGVRIVFADEGPGIADIDLAMTDGWTSGGGLGLGLSGSRRLVDEFDLDTEVGRGTRITVAKWSR
- a CDS encoding ATP-binding protein; the encoded protein is MEPLSEVPAAGDPETHWVPIDDISAAGAARRYATVLATKLGFDEARTGEVAIAVTELATNLHRHARDGAVALRVARQYLGSSEEPAIDVVAMDAGPGLEDLDAHLRDGRSSAGTLGVGLGAVVRLATTFDGYSVPGRGTIVAARFGIERRRFDRIGRPAPPAGHVGAGLTRPMTGEVACGDAYAIRPTATGLVALLCDGLGHGPLAAGAAQRAVSVFLDAGEADVTALLTRLHRGLSHTRGAALAVVRIDGAVLSYAGLGNIAGKITTRGLPSKHLTSMPGIAGHQARTIRSFEYPLDPNAVTVLHTDGVSTRWTFDGQLALLGQDPQVVAASVLRDGGTRRDDAGVLVLRSAR